The following coding sequences are from one Xiphias gladius isolate SHS-SW01 ecotype Sanya breed wild chromosome 14, ASM1685928v1, whole genome shotgun sequence window:
- the prkab2 gene encoding 5'-AMP-activated protein kinase subunit beta-2 produces the protein MGNTSDRVSGDRHGSKAHRSDSSGSHKDQEPSSKMVDSTDDPNIFNTHGPESKALGEKEFTPDMDDLVKTGPQARPTVIRWAGGGKEVYIAGSFNNWSTKIPLNKSHNDFVAILDLPEGEHQYKFFVDGQWVYDSSEPVVTSQLGTINNLIQVKKSDFEVFDALQVDSLECSDTSDLSSSPPGPYGQEQYIFRPEEHFKAPPILPPHLLQVILNKDTNISCDPALLPEPNHVMLNHLYALSIKDGVMVLSATHRYKKKYVTSLLYKPI, from the exons ATGGGCAACACAAGTGACAGGGTGTCGGGAGATCGCCATGGATCCAAAGCCCACCGTTCAGACAGCAGCGGCAGTCACAAAGACCAAGAACCCAGCAGCAAGATGGTGGACAGCACAGATGACCCCAACATCTTCAACACCCATGGGCCTGAGTCCAAG GCATTAGGAGAGAAAGAATTCACCCCAGATATGGATGACCTGGTGAAGACGGGCCCTCAGGCTCGACCCACTGTGATCCGATGGGCGGGTGGAGGGAAGGAGGTCTACATAGCTGGTTCCTTTAATAACTGGAGCACGAAGATACCACTAAATAAGAG CCATAATGACTTCGTAGCGATCCTGGACCTGCCTGAAGGAGAGCACCAGTACAAGTTTTTTGTAGATGGGCAATGGGTCTATGATTCTTCTGAG CCAGTGGTAACCAGCCAGCTTGGCACCATCAACAACCTGATCCAGGTGAAGAAGTCTGACTTTGAGGTGTTTGATGCGCTGCAGGTTGACTCTCTGGAGTGCTCAGACACATCAG ATCTATCCAGCTCCCCTCCAGGTCCATATGGACAGGAGCAGTACATCTTCAGACCCGAGGAGCATTTCAAAGCCCCACCGATActccctcctcacctccttCAAGTCATACTCAACAAAGACACCAATATATCT TGTGACCCTGCCCTACTGCCTGAACCCAACCACGTCATGTTAAATCATCTCTACGCTCTCTCAATAAAG GATGGAGTGATGGTGTTAAGTGCGACTCACAGATACAAGAAGAAATATGTCACTTCTCTGCTTTACAAGCCTATCTAA